Proteins encoded in a region of the Bubalus bubalis isolate 160015118507 breed Murrah chromosome 9, NDDB_SH_1, whole genome shotgun sequence genome:
- the GDF9 gene encoding growth/differentiation factor 9, whose product MALPNNFFLWFCCFAWLCFPISLDSQPSRGEAQIVARTALESEAETWSFLKHLDGRHRPGLLSPLLKVLYDGHREPSRLQPDDKALSYMKRLYKAYATKEGTPKSNRSHLYNTVRLFTPCAQHKQAPGDQAAGTLPSVDLLFNLDRVTVVEHLFKSVLLYTFNNSISFPFPVKCICNLVIKEPAFSSKTLPRAPYSFTFNSQFEFRKKYKWIEIDVTAPLEPLVASHKRNIHMSVNFTCVKDQLQHPSARDSLFNMTLLVAPSLLLYLNDTSAQAFHRWHSLHPKRKPSQGPDQKRGLSACPMGEEAAEGVRLSRHRRDQESVSSELKKPLVPASFNLSEYFKQFLFPQNECELHDFRLSFSQLKWDNWIVAPHKYNPRYCKGDCPRAVGHRYGSPVHTMVQNIIHEKLDSSVPRPSCVPAKYSPLSVLAIEPDGSIAYKEYEDMIATKCTCR is encoded by the exons ATGGCGCTTCCCAACAATTTCTTCCTTTGGTTTTGCTGCTTTGCCTGGCTCTGTTTTCCTATTAGCCTTGATTCTCAGCCTTCTAGGGGAGAAGCTCAGATTGTAGCTAGGACTGCGTTGGAATCTGAGGCTGAGACTTGGTCCTTCCTGAAGCATCTAGATGGGAGACACAGACCTGgtctcctttcccctctcttAAAGGTTCTGTATGATGGGCACAGGGAACCCTCCAGGCTTCAGCCAGATGACAAAGCTTTGAGCTACATGAAGAGGCTCTATAAAGCATACGCTACCAAGGAGGGGACCCCTAAATCCAACAGAAGCCACCTCTACAACACTGTTCGACTCTTCACCCCCTGTGCTCAGCACAAGCAAGCTCCTGGGGACCAGGCTGCAG GAACCCTTCCATCAGTGGATCTGCTGTTTAACCTGGATCGTGTTACTGTTGTGGAACATTTATTCAAGTCAGTCTTGCTATATACTTTCAACAACTccatttcttttcccttccctgtTAAATGTATATGCAACCTGGTGATAAAAGAGCCAGCGTTTTCTAGCAAGACTCTCCCTAGAGCTCCATACTCATTTACCTTTAACTCACAGtttgaatttagaaagaaatacaaatggattGAGATTGATGTGACAGCTCCTCTTGAGCCTCTGGTGGCCTCCCACAAGAGGAATATTCACATGTCTGTAAATTTTACATGTGTGAAAGACCAGCTGCAGCATCCTTCAGCACGGGACAGCCTGTTTAACATGACTCTTCTCGTAGCGCCCTCACTGCTTCTATATCTGAACGACACAAGTGCTCAGGCTTTTCACAGGTGGCATTCCCTCCACCCTAAAAGGAAGCCTTCACAGGGTCCTGACCAGAAGAGAGGGCTGTCTGCCTGTCCCATGGGAGAAGAAGCTGCTGAGGGTGTAAGATTGTCCCGTCACCGGAGAGACCAGGAGAGTGTCAGCTCTGAATTGAAGAAGCCTCTGGTTCCAGCTTCATTCAATCTGAGTGAATACTTCAAACAGTTTCTTTTTCCCCAGAATGAATGTGAGCTCCATGACTTTAGACTTAGCTTTAGTCAACTGAAGTGGGACAACTGGATTGTGGCCCCACACAAATACAACCCTCGATACTGTAAAGGGGACTGTCCCAGGGCGGTCGGACATCGGTATGGCTCTCCAGTTCACACCATGGTGCAGAACATCATCCATGAGAAACTTGACTCCTCAGTGCCGAGACCATCCTGTGTACCTGCCAAGTATAGTCCTTTGAGTGTTTTGGCCATTGAGCCTGATGGCTCAATTGCTTATAAAGAATATGAAGATATGATAGCCACAAAGTGTACCTGTCGTTAA
- the LEAP2 gene encoding liver-expressed antimicrobial peptide 2 has protein sequence MWHLKLFAVLMICLLLLAQVDGSPIPELSSAKRRPRRMTPFWRAVSLRPIGASCRDDSECITRLCRKRRCSLSVAQE, from the exons ATGTGGCATCTCAAACTCTTTGCAGTCCTCATGATCTGCCTGTTGCTGTTAGCCCAG GTAGATGGCTCTCCAATACCAGAACTGAGTTCAGCAAAGAGAAGGCCGAGGAGAATGACCCCATTTTGGAGAGCGGTTTCCCTCAGGCCCATTGGAGCCTCCTGTCGGGATGATTCTGAATGTATCACGAGGCTATGCAG AAAAAGACGCTGCTCCCTAAGTGTGGCCCAGGAATGA
- the LOC102393778 gene encoding uncharacterized protein LOC102393778 isoform X2, which translates to MAPSPGDSRQLVLPEVTSPPPGAASDPTGSGGRKPEGPVVWRRGDLEAAATMGRQFGHLTRVRHVITYSLSPFEQRAFPHYFSKGIPNVLRRTRACILRVAPRECPGRAEGLDSHPQRRS; encoded by the exons ATGGCGCCGTCACCTGGAGACAGTCGGCAACTAGTTCTCCCGGAAGTGACCTCACCGCCTCCTGGCGCGGCGTCCGATCCTACCGGAAGTGGTGGACGGAAGCCGGAGGGTCCTGTGGTGTGGCGGCGAGGTGACCTCG AGGCCGCCGCGACCATGGGCCGCCAGTTTGGGCATCTGACACGGGTGCGGCATGTGATCACCTACAGCTTGTCGCCCTTCGAGCAGCGCGCCTTTCCGCACTACTTCAGCAAGGGCATCCCCAACGTTCTGCGCCGAACTCGGGCGTGCATCCTTCGCGTCGCGCCGCGTGAGTGCCCTGGCCGGGCGGAGGGGCTAGACTCCCATCCACAGAGG cgTTCGTAG
- the LOC102393778 gene encoding cytochrome b-c1 complex subunit 8 isoform X1 gives MAPSPGDSRQLVLPEVTSPPPGAASDPTGSGGRKPEGPVVWRRGDLEAAATMGRQFGHLTRVRHVITYSLSPFEQRAFPHYFSKGIPNVLRRTRACILRVAPPFVVFYLVYTWGTQEFEKSKRKNPAAYENDK, from the exons ATGGCGCCGTCACCTGGAGACAGTCGGCAACTAGTTCTCCCGGAAGTGACCTCACCGCCTCCTGGCGCGGCGTCCGATCCTACCGGAAGTGGTGGACGGAAGCCGGAGGGTCCTGTGGTGTGGCGGCGAGGTGACCTCG AGGCCGCCGCGACCATGGGCCGCCAGTTTGGGCATCTGACACGGGTGCGGCATGTGATCACCTACAGCTTGTCGCCCTTCGAGCAGCGCGCCTTTCCGCACTACTTCAGCAAGGGCATCCCCAACGTTCTGCGCCGAACTCGGGCGTGCATCCTTCGCGTCGCGCCGC cgTTCGTAGTGTTCTATCTTGTCTACACATGGGGAACGCAGGAGTTTGAGAAATCGAAGAGGAAGAATCCAGCTGCCTATGAAAATGACAAATAA